One window of the Fibrobacter sp. genome contains the following:
- the ptsP gene encoding phosphoenolpyruvate--protein phosphotransferase — MTTSTKKQAKGSSSSKTSKKPLRIVLVGVPASPGFAMGKVFPITNREISVVEETIPESRVTTEEQLFLKAVSKTAKEIGQIKEISETRTGVHDSLIFATHLMILQDPGLVNGVLEMVKKKHKTARWSVHVVLGNYIEKFEKINSPAMRDKAADLRDLYNRLMTALDDSGPVLEDVALEQGVVLAAHEIMPSMLIAIKPGQVSALVMDTGGRTSHVAILARSLQIPAVSGLRNVAAQVNAGDTIIVDGTGGMVIVNPDEEDIRKFHERQEVFERQRRELFTMRRLEPMTRDGKYITLHANIELPSEASKVTDFGATGIGLYRSEFLFFQKDAPTESEQETAYEEILSTMSPCPVTIRTLDAGGDKLVAGLTAVNEANPFMGWRSIRVCLSREDIFCTQLRALLRANKSGNLRILLPMISGLNELRKAKAYIKRCADELKAEGVQVGNIKIGAMIEVPAAVMLVDLLAKEVDFFSIGTNDLIQFTLAVDRTNELITEMFQPHHPAILHMINRVVMAAHREGIPVAVCGEMSADPMSVLLLVGLGVDELSMTPWSVMATKKIIRSINYEDVRESALTVLQMDDSDNVNEYMHKKYAQTITDLGISSFVGQVDGK; from the coding sequence ATGACAACTTCAACGAAGAAGCAGGCTAAGGGGTCTTCTAGCTCCAAGACATCCAAGAAACCATTACGCATTGTATTGGTGGGCGTTCCTGCGTCGCCGGGCTTTGCCATGGGCAAAGTTTTCCCGATTACCAACAGGGAAATTTCCGTCGTCGAAGAAACCATCCCCGAAAGTCGGGTCACCACCGAAGAACAGCTGTTCTTGAAGGCCGTGAGCAAGACGGCAAAAGAAATTGGCCAGATCAAGGAAATTTCTGAAACCCGCACAGGCGTCCACGACAGCTTGATATTTGCAACCCACCTGATGATTTTGCAGGACCCGGGCCTGGTGAACGGCGTCCTGGAAATGGTCAAGAAAAAGCACAAGACGGCCCGCTGGTCGGTGCACGTGGTGCTGGGCAACTACATCGAGAAATTCGAGAAGATCAATTCCCCGGCCATGCGGGACAAGGCGGCAGACCTTCGGGACCTGTATAACCGCCTGATGACCGCCCTGGACGATTCCGGTCCGGTACTGGAGGACGTGGCTCTGGAACAGGGCGTGGTGCTGGCGGCTCACGAAATCATGCCCAGCATGCTCATTGCCATCAAGCCCGGTCAGGTCAGCGCCCTGGTGATGGATACGGGTGGCCGCACGAGCCATGTGGCAATTCTTGCCAGGTCGTTGCAGATTCCGGCGGTGTCGGGCCTTAGGAACGTAGCTGCCCAGGTGAACGCCGGCGACACCATCATTGTAGATGGTACCGGCGGCATGGTCATCGTCAACCCGGACGAAGAGGACATCCGCAAGTTCCACGAACGGCAAGAGGTCTTTGAACGCCAGCGCCGGGAACTGTTCACCATGCGCCGTCTGGAGCCCATGACCCGGGACGGCAAGTACATTACGCTCCACGCCAACATCGAACTTCCGTCGGAGGCGTCTAAGGTCACGGACTTTGGAGCGACGGGTATCGGTCTTTACCGTTCGGAATTCTTGTTCTTCCAGAAGGACGCTCCCACCGAAAGCGAGCAGGAAACAGCCTACGAAGAAATCCTTTCTACCATGTCGCCCTGTCCGGTGACGATCCGCACCCTGGATGCCGGTGGTGACAAGCTGGTGGCGGGCCTTACCGCCGTGAACGAGGCCAACCCCTTCATGGGCTGGCGCTCTATCCGCGTGTGCCTCAGTCGCGAAGACATTTTCTGCACGCAGTTGCGGGCGTTGCTCCGGGCCAACAAGAGCGGGAATCTCAGGATTTTGTTGCCCATGATTTCCGGACTCAACGAACTCCGCAAGGCGAAGGCGTATATCAAGCGCTGTGCCGATGAGCTGAAGGCCGAAGGAGTGCAGGTAGGCAATATCAAGATTGGAGCCATGATAGAAGTGCCTGCCGCCGTGATGCTTGTGGACCTGCTTGCCAAGGAAGTGGATTTCTTCAGCATCGGTACAAACGACCTTATCCAGTTTACCTTGGCGGTGGACCGGACCAACGAACTTATCACCGAAATGTTCCAACCTCACCATCCGGCCATTCTGCACATGATCAACCGTGTGGTGATGGCGGCGCACCGCGAAGGAATTCCTGTGGCGGTTTGCGGTGAAATGAGTGCGGACCCCATGAGTGTGCTTTTGCTCGTTGGGCTTGGCGTAGATGAGCTTTCCATGACGCCTTGGAGTGTCATGGCCACCAAGAAGATTATCCGTTCCATCAACTACGAAGACGTTCGCGAGTCGGCCCTGACGGTTTTGCAGATGGACGATTCCGACAACGTGAACGAGTATATGCACAAGAAGTATGCCCAGACCATTACGGACTTGGGTATTTCCAGCTTTGTGGGCCAGGTGGATGGGAAATAA
- a CDS encoding HPr family phosphocarrier protein has product MIVKTLTVTNKLGVHARPAGMIVDITGPAKSDVSIIFDGSKANAKSILNVMMLAIPLGSEVKFEVDGEDEELVVQKLEQLFHDNFNEEAG; this is encoded by the coding sequence ATGATTGTAAAGACGCTTACGGTGACCAATAAACTTGGTGTTCATGCCCGCCCTGCGGGGATGATTGTTGATATTACGGGACCTGCCAAGAGTGACGTCTCCATAATTTTTGATGGTTCCAAGGCCAATGCCAAGAGCATTTTGAACGTGATGATGCTGGCCATTCCCCTGGGTTCCGAGGTGAAGTTCGAGGTGGACGGCGAAGACGAAGAACTGGTCGTGCAGAAGTTGGAGCAGTTATTCCATGACAACTTCAACGAAGAAGCAGGCTAA
- a CDS encoding MCE family protein: MKKNTTLYFSVGLVVLLAIVILVFGMFFLNEKDPRETFNTFHLRFTQVSTLVLDDPVKVNGVKLGKVESIELAGHRVVVTIRLRTDVMIPKDSEIRVQNIGIMGERQIGMILGDSEEYFEPGDTITGQFDAGIAEALGLAGEVCDSTKVLLESVKRALKGTIASEDFQDRFNTLLVKAETLEDRLMELVNTTDPELKKSLAGLNEVTLKVGNLVDGVKPPIDNLFANTDVVIGNANNLIAELEGVTKHLDELIAKVQSKENTVGALLSDRKLHDDLVKTVHSADSLFRVILNDGLDINVDIF, encoded by the coding sequence ATGAAGAAGAATACCACACTTTACTTCTCTGTCGGTCTTGTCGTCCTGTTGGCTATCGTCATCTTGGTTTTCGGCATGTTCTTCTTGAACGAGAAGGACCCGCGAGAGACGTTTAACACCTTCCACCTGCGTTTCACCCAGGTCAGCACCCTGGTGCTGGACGACCCGGTCAAGGTCAATGGCGTCAAGCTGGGCAAGGTGGAAAGCATCGAGCTTGCAGGCCATCGCGTGGTGGTGACCATCCGCCTGCGTACCGACGTGATGATTCCCAAGGATTCCGAAATCCGCGTCCAGAACATCGGTATCATGGGCGAACGTCAGATTGGCATGATTCTCGGGGACTCCGAGGAGTACTTTGAGCCGGGTGACACCATTACGGGCCAGTTCGACGCCGGCATCGCTGAGGCCCTCGGTCTGGCGGGCGAAGTTTGTGACAGCACCAAGGTCTTGCTGGAATCCGTGAAGCGGGCCCTGAAGGGCACCATCGCCAGCGAGGATTTCCAGGACAGGTTCAACACGCTTCTCGTGAAGGCCGAAACTCTGGAAGACCGCCTGATGGAACTTGTGAACACCACGGACCCCGAACTCAAGAAGAGCCTGGCCGGCCTGAACGAGGTGACTCTCAAGGTGGGCAACCTGGTCGATGGCGTCAAACCGCCTATCGACAACCTTTTTGCCAATACGGATGTGGTTATCGGGAATGCCAACAACTTGATTGCCGAACTGGAAGGTGTCACCAAGCACCTGGACGAACTCATTGCCAAGGTCCAGTCCAAGGAGAATACGGTGGGCGCCCTTCTTTCGGACCGCAAGTTGCACGACGACCTGGTCAAGACAGTCCATTCCGCCGACAGCCTGTTCAGGGTCATCTTGAACGATGGTCTTGACATCAACGTGGATATTTTCTGA
- a CDS encoding RNA methyltransferase, which translates to MSEKESLESLLARVTDRRRELLTGVVNRRTRHFCMVLEDLFDPHNISAVIRTAEVFGLQDVHVIEEDNAYSVNKSILKGSYKWMSIYLYKKRMLCMEKLRAKGYKIAVASTNTTNSVLDLDLSQPTAFYLGSEFHGNHPDTLAHADYEFKLPQYGITESMNVSVAGGVLMTYLDIFMQREGREKFLLPQAERDALLYDYLDRHVNGIENNSPIVRVEG; encoded by the coding sequence ATGAGCGAAAAAGAAAGTTTGGAAAGTTTGCTTGCGCGGGTCACGGACCGCCGTCGGGAACTCCTGACAGGAGTGGTAAACCGCCGTACCCGCCATTTCTGCATGGTGCTGGAAGACCTGTTCGACCCCCACAATATTTCCGCCGTCATCCGCACCGCAGAGGTTTTCGGCCTGCAGGACGTCCACGTCATCGAAGAGGACAACGCCTACAGCGTGAACAAGTCCATTCTGAAAGGCTCCTACAAGTGGATGTCCATCTACCTGTACAAGAAACGCATGCTCTGTATGGAAAAGCTCCGTGCCAAGGGCTACAAGATTGCAGTGGCCAGCACCAACACCACCAATTCGGTTTTGGATCTTGACCTGAGTCAGCCTACGGCTTTTTACCTGGGGAGCGAGTTCCACGGGAACCACCCCGACACCCTGGCACACGCGGACTACGAATTCAAACTGCCCCAGTACGGCATTACGGAATCCATGAACGTCTCCGTAGCAGGCGGTGTGCTTATGACCTACCTGGACATTTTCATGCAGCGGGAGGGCCGCGAAAAATTCTTGCTCCCCCAGGCCGAAAGGGATGCCCTGCTCTACGATTACCTGGACCGGCACGTGAACGGCATCGAAAACAACAGCCCCATTGTTCGGGTAGAGGGGTAA
- a CDS encoding insulinase family protein codes for MKKNDAKTISLLVGSALLASIAACSSAPAPATENTATVATPKDSVAVSEQSGAAAQPAKSDIPASYKDIQFPEYNYVAPYPKDYRVEIADGVTGYIVSDRRLPLVNFTVYFENPRVPASIKDEAAFEMLGSMLRRGGGGGIAPGALEDTLEFISAGVGSSAGVWTASFDIDCLTKDFASVLALTKKVLLAPAFDKEQLEIVKTKSATAYEQRYDTPAKVLSALRAKVNYAPNNRLWDATGDEYKKVTDADLKRLSRGVFQSSRIIFALSGDVDRDSSVQMLKEFFADWKKDTSTVSSKPADSAFVAPQPLAYLRKPGTFVVDKDITQANIAINQPFVKRPHPDYYPAAVASFILGGGSFTSRLMNRVRSDEGLAYSIYSTVGNDYRDTAMTTIALQTKVESVDFALTLIFEEVEKLAKEGPTAEELEQAKKALIESLPSLFDSPASTATIFAKGELLGKTFDHYLDYVKEISAVTPEQVKAMIAKYFARDKMTISIVGPVSKFDALKPFTVIPQDSLDFRQ; via the coding sequence ATGAAGAAAAATGATGCGAAAACCATATCGTTGCTGGTGGGCTCTGCCCTCTTGGCCTCTATTGCCGCTTGTTCCAGCGCGCCTGCCCCTGCAACGGAAAATACTGCGACGGTTGCTACCCCAAAGGATTCCGTTGCGGTGTCTGAACAGAGCGGTGCTGCAGCTCAGCCTGCAAAGTCCGACATCCCCGCCAGTTACAAGGACATCCAGTTTCCGGAATACAACTACGTAGCGCCTTACCCGAAGGATTACCGGGTGGAAATAGCCGACGGTGTCACCGGTTACATCGTGAGCGACCGCCGCTTGCCCCTGGTGAATTTTACGGTCTATTTCGAGAATCCGAGAGTCCCCGCCTCCATCAAGGACGAGGCCGCCTTCGAGATGCTGGGCTCTATGCTTAGGCGTGGCGGCGGTGGCGGTATCGCTCCCGGTGCCCTGGAAGATACCCTTGAGTTTATCAGCGCTGGAGTCGGTTCTTCGGCCGGCGTGTGGACCGCCTCTTTCGACATTGACTGCCTGACCAAGGATTTTGCCTCCGTGCTTGCGCTGACAAAGAAGGTGTTGCTCGCTCCCGCCTTTGACAAGGAACAGCTGGAAATCGTAAAGACCAAGTCTGCTACCGCTTACGAACAGCGCTACGATACTCCTGCCAAGGTGCTTTCGGCCCTGCGTGCCAAGGTGAACTACGCTCCTAACAATCGTCTGTGGGACGCTACCGGTGACGAATACAAGAAGGTCACTGACGCCGACCTGAAACGGCTTTCCCGCGGGGTGTTCCAGTCTAGCCGAATCATCTTTGCCTTGTCCGGTGATGTGGACCGGGATTCCAGCGTGCAGATGCTTAAGGAATTTTTCGCCGACTGGAAAAAGGACACTTCCACCGTTTCTTCTAAGCCTGCGGATTCCGCCTTTGTGGCGCCGCAGCCTCTCGCTTACCTGCGTAAGCCCGGCACCTTCGTGGTGGACAAGGACATTACCCAGGCGAACATTGCCATCAACCAGCCTTTCGTGAAACGCCCCCATCCCGACTACTACCCGGCAGCGGTGGCGAGCTTTATCTTGGGTGGCGGGAGCTTTACTAGCCGCCTCATGAACCGCGTGCGTAGCGACGAGGGCCTGGCCTACAGCATCTACAGCACCGTAGGCAACGACTATCGGGATACCGCCATGACCACCATCGCCTTGCAGACCAAGGTGGAGTCCGTGGATTTTGCCCTGACGCTGATTTTTGAAGAAGTGGAAAAGCTGGCCAAAGAAGGCCCGACGGCAGAAGAACTGGAACAGGCGAAAAAAGCGCTGATCGAAAGTCTGCCCAGCCTGTTTGATTCTCCTGCTTCTACGGCCACCATTTTTGCCAAGGGAGAACTGCTGGGCAAGACCTTTGACCACTACCTGGACTACGTGAAAGAAATTTCTGCCGTCACTCCTGAACAGGTGAAGGCCATGATTGCAAAATATTTTGCCCGCGACAAGATGACCATTTCTATCGTGGGTCCTGTCTCTAAATTCGATGCGTTGAAACCCTTCACCGTAATTCCCCAGGATAGCCTGGATTTTAGGCAATAG
- a CDS encoding VWA domain-containing protein: MRFAEPSFLWGLFTLPFFALLFYYAFYRRKKLAERFVSLSMLPKLSTSVSPWRRLAKVLILLLAIAFLFVALARPQWGHKLEHVERRGLDLVLLQDISLSMLAEDIKPNRLVRSRHEIASFLESLTGDRVGLVAFSGEAQVMVPLTLDYGTVQMMLRELEPGWLMPGTNLEKAIRKGMDLFRNSGGAGKYSVMVLMSDGEELEDAAVNAAKEAAEMGIRIYTVGIGSREGVPIPVKTKNGEVAYKKDMQGNIVTTRLEDGTLQEIASATGGLYFYASPGEFQLQKVLTEIATLEKKDQASDRFENYQDRYQIFLGIAALLFLIEAVVSERGRRRKQLAGRFS, translated from the coding sequence ATGCGATTTGCGGAACCGAGCTTTTTGTGGGGACTTTTCACCCTGCCATTTTTTGCCCTTTTGTTCTATTATGCCTTTTACCGCCGTAAAAAACTGGCGGAGCGGTTCGTGTCCCTTTCCATGCTGCCCAAGCTTTCGACCAGCGTGTCTCCCTGGCGGAGGCTCGCCAAGGTTCTGATCCTCCTTTTGGCAATCGCTTTTTTGTTCGTTGCCCTTGCAAGGCCCCAGTGGGGCCATAAGCTGGAACACGTGGAGCGTCGCGGTCTGGACTTGGTGCTGCTGCAGGACATTTCCCTTTCCATGCTGGCCGAAGACATCAAGCCCAACCGTCTGGTGCGTAGCCGTCACGAGATTGCCTCGTTCCTGGAATCTCTCACCGGTGACCGCGTGGGTCTGGTGGCCTTTAGCGGCGAGGCCCAGGTGATGGTGCCTCTGACACTGGACTACGGAACCGTGCAGATGATGCTCCGGGAACTGGAGCCGGGCTGGCTCATGCCGGGAACGAACCTGGAAAAGGCCATCCGCAAGGGGATGGATTTGTTCCGCAACTCCGGCGGGGCGGGCAAGTATTCGGTAATGGTCCTCATGAGCGACGGCGAAGAGCTTGAAGACGCCGCCGTCAATGCCGCCAAGGAAGCCGCCGAGATGGGCATCCGCATCTACACGGTGGGTATCGGCTCCCGGGAAGGTGTGCCAATCCCTGTCAAGACTAAGAACGGAGAAGTGGCCTACAAAAAGGACATGCAAGGGAACATCGTGACCACCCGCCTAGAAGACGGGACTCTTCAAGAAATTGCAAGCGCTACCGGCGGGTTGTACTTTTACGCGAGCCCTGGCGAGTTCCAGCTGCAGAAGGTGCTGACCGAAATCGCCACCCTCGAAAAGAAGGACCAGGCAAGCGACCGCTTTGAGAATTATCAGGACCGCTACCAGATTTTCCTCGGGATTGCGGCCCTGCTGTTCTTGATTGAAGCGGTGGTGTCCGAACGGGGTCGCCGTCGCAAGCAACTGGCCGGTCGTTTCAGCTGA
- a CDS encoding diguanylate cyclase, with translation MEINPFVVEIDLISIAILLMVRYGITERASRLREVHVFRYLVDLSIAFCVLNSTGQFIPSTYIPVIKIINGLKIVTCICMGCSWFLTVFFITSTSTYHLRKMFIPILLPSLVVSVMAIIDVLSNLTEPPLDMRPHVWILLNILTIVYIVSAAVLCLTKARKCTNRIRRRSLYLLSGAMAFPLLLLVVQAKFYDMPITSPSFVIVTLFIHLTSLRRRITVDEITKLNNDNKLADYLEAITQKQNPAKRLFFVKIDIDKFKAMKKKYGGVAAAIALQKMASFLRQQCINRGSFIARYSTSSFAIVTECNDFSEIETLANRLIATSATSEELAQGPWPITFSIYWSEFGTPTTKTVDDLIENCTRNCYKPSVDGE, from the coding sequence ATGGAAATCAATCCCTTTGTAGTCGAAATCGATCTCATAAGCATCGCCATTCTCCTGATGGTGCGTTATGGCATCACGGAGCGGGCCTCCCGCCTCAGGGAAGTTCATGTTTTCCGATACCTGGTGGACCTGTCCATCGCTTTCTGCGTCCTAAATTCTACAGGACAGTTCATTCCCTCCACTTACATCCCCGTCATCAAGATTATCAACGGCCTCAAGATCGTCACCTGCATCTGCATGGGTTGCTCCTGGTTCCTGACCGTATTCTTTATTACGTCCACAAGCACCTACCACCTTCGCAAAATGTTCATCCCCATATTGTTGCCAAGCCTTGTGGTAAGTGTCATGGCCATCATAGATGTCTTGAGCAACCTGACAGAACCGCCTCTCGACATGAGACCCCATGTGTGGATTTTGCTGAACATCCTGACCATCGTCTATATCGTTTCTGCCGCCGTCCTGTGCCTGACCAAGGCCCGCAAGTGCACCAACAGGATTCGCCGTCGTAGCCTTTACCTGCTTTCGGGAGCCATGGCTTTCCCCCTGCTTCTGCTGGTGGTACAGGCCAAATTCTACGATATGCCCATCACGTCGCCCTCGTTTGTCATCGTCACTCTATTTATTCACCTGACCTCGTTGCGCAGGAGAATTACCGTCGATGAAATTACCAAGCTCAACAATGACAACAAACTTGCAGACTACCTGGAAGCCATTACCCAGAAACAGAACCCTGCCAAGAGACTGTTTTTTGTGAAAATCGACATTGACAAGTTCAAGGCCATGAAAAAGAAATACGGGGGTGTGGCAGCAGCCATAGCCCTCCAAAAAATGGCCTCGTTCCTACGGCAGCAATGCATCAATCGCGGGTCTTTTATCGCCCGTTACAGCACTTCGTCTTTTGCCATTGTTACCGAATGTAACGATTTTTCCGAGATAGAAACTCTGGCCAACAGGCTGATTGCCACCAGCGCCACTAGCGAGGAACTTGCCCAGGGCCCGTGGCCCATTACTTTCTCCATCTACTGGTCCGAATTCGGCACGCCCACCACCAAGACGGTTGACGATCTAATCGAAAACTGCACCAGGAACTGCTACAAACCTTCTGTAGACGGGGAATAG
- a CDS encoding VWA domain-containing protein, producing the protein MDIGSLHFQNPEAFWLLLLVPVLVALYVYRQQRRKSTIKFPALAIAKKASPSHRVRMRHIVPALRLAALCCFVVALARPQNATEVEYTNTDGVDIMLVLDVSGSMGTLDMLTRTEQAKLGVMNAERILKSGDYWKYSRMGYAQQVIAEFIQKRHSDRIGLSAFGARAVTQCPLTLDYGSLLEILGVTDDLAHDSIMGSRTAIGDGLMNALARLQKSEAKSKVVVLLTDGKDNASVISPVRAAEVAQSIGVKVYTVGVGKRKGKILSFQQNPWTGEISWGERDITPEEGIDETTLKAVAQKTGGKFYRAENKEQLEEIYSEIDQLEKSEIETVAYARYAEKFYPWLLVGALLILLELILANTRFVRIP; encoded by the coding sequence ATGGATATCGGTTCGTTACATTTTCAGAATCCCGAAGCCTTTTGGCTATTGTTGCTTGTTCCCGTGCTTGTGGCGCTCTATGTTTACCGCCAGCAGCGTCGCAAGAGCACCATCAAGTTCCCGGCCCTTGCCATAGCCAAAAAAGCATCGCCTAGTCATCGGGTGCGCATGCGCCACATTGTGCCGGCGCTCCGCCTTGCAGCCCTGTGCTGCTTTGTGGTGGCCCTTGCCCGCCCCCAGAATGCCACCGAGGTGGAATACACCAATACCGACGGCGTGGATATTATGCTGGTGCTGGATGTGTCGGGCTCCATGGGCACGCTGGACATGTTGACCCGCACAGAACAGGCGAAGCTCGGGGTGATGAACGCCGAACGGATTCTCAAGTCCGGCGATTACTGGAAATATAGCCGCATGGGTTATGCCCAGCAGGTCATTGCGGAATTCATCCAGAAACGCCACAGTGACCGTATCGGTCTATCAGCCTTTGGCGCCCGTGCCGTTACCCAGTGCCCCCTTACGCTGGATTACGGCTCACTGCTTGAAATTCTGGGCGTTACAGACGACCTGGCACACGATTCTATCATGGGAAGCCGCACCGCCATTGGCGATGGCCTTATGAACGCTCTTGCCCGCTTGCAAAAGTCCGAAGCCAAGTCCAAGGTGGTGGTTCTCTTGACCGATGGCAAGGACAACGCCAGCGTCATTTCACCTGTCCGTGCGGCCGAGGTGGCCCAGTCCATCGGGGTGAAGGTCTATACCGTAGGCGTAGGCAAGCGTAAGGGTAAAATCCTGAGTTTCCAGCAGAACCCCTGGACAGGCGAAATCTCCTGGGGCGAGCGGGATATTACTCCCGAAGAAGGCATCGACGAAACCACCCTCAAGGCGGTGGCGCAAAAGACCGGCGGAAAGTTCTACCGGGCCGAAAACAAGGAACAGCTAGAAGAAATTTATTCCGAAATAGACCAGCTGGAAAAATCCGAAATCGAGACGGTGGCCTACGCCCGCTACGCCGAAAAGTTCTACCCCTGGCTTTTGGTGGGTGCGCTCCTCATTCTGCTGGAGCTGATTCTCGCCAACACCCGCTTTGTGCGGATTCCGTAG
- a CDS encoding Rpn family recombination-promoting nuclease/putative transposase, translated as MNRTQHYSLLKAMEIDKNNLLKYQELYKYAYILSDGIFKIVFAEEKDHSLLISLVNAMLGLQGDDAIKDISLEMQEFPGVFNKKDCILDIIGTTNAGEKVLVEVQQQGDDFFRDRVEYYVSRVIENQVHTSEKYELPRIYFLGLLDFEMFPEEPTEYIHHVDEMCHGKKFFPKVQKIFVEIDKFFELEKAGVTANDNSEAAQWLRAIKVIIKEEPVPEKIMQNETFRHLLDSVKLINFVEELFNAEVKNMTDLKAEHEIGFSEGRVQGRTEGFVQGKTEGFVQGKTEGFSQGRKEERADSIAVLREMGLSAEKVAEFQERIETLNKKQ; from the coding sequence ATGAATCGAACACAACACTATTCCTTGCTCAAGGCAATGGAAATTGACAAGAACAACCTCCTCAAGTACCAGGAACTTTACAAATATGCCTACATCCTTAGCGACGGCATTTTCAAGATTGTTTTCGCCGAGGAAAAGGACCACTCGCTCCTCATCTCGCTGGTGAACGCGATGCTGGGTCTGCAGGGCGACGATGCCATCAAGGATATCTCACTTGAAATGCAGGAATTTCCAGGCGTCTTTAACAAGAAGGACTGCATCCTTGACATCATCGGCACGACCAACGCAGGCGAAAAAGTGCTGGTAGAGGTGCAACAACAGGGGGATGATTTCTTCCGTGACCGCGTAGAATACTATGTCTCCCGCGTTATCGAAAACCAGGTGCACACCAGCGAAAAATACGAACTGCCCCGCATCTACTTTCTTGGACTTCTCGATTTCGAGATGTTCCCGGAAGAGCCCACAGAATATATCCACCACGTCGATGAAATGTGTCACGGTAAAAAATTTTTCCCTAAAGTTCAGAAGATTTTTGTTGAAATCGACAAGTTCTTCGAGCTTGAAAAAGCGGGAGTCACCGCAAACGACAATTCCGAGGCGGCGCAGTGGCTCCGTGCCATCAAGGTAATTATTAAGGAAGAACCCGTTCCCGAAAAGATTATGCAGAACGAGACATTCCGGCACTTGCTCGATTCTGTGAAATTGATTAACTTTGTAGAGGAACTTTTCAATGCCGAGGTAAAGAACATGACGGACTTGAAAGCAGAACACGAAATCGGTTTTTCTGAAGGCAGGGTGCAAGGCCGTACCGAAGGGTTCGTCCAGGGCAAGACCGAAGGGTTCGTCCAGGGCAAGACCGAAGGATTCAGCCAGGGTCGCAAGGAAGAACGTGCTGACTCCATAGCCGTCCTACGCGAAATGGGCCTGTCTGCAGAAAAAGTCGCTGAATTTCAGGAAAGAATCGAGACGCTGAACAAGAAACAGTAA
- a CDS encoding acyltransferase produces MENNSTDCAAKPTASKPNYFPAIDGLRLLASVNIVMLHLGSSSALGYMQDWKWLMPIISAPAFAAGIFYVFAGFLFASKFSDPERRIPVIPFMFARIAKLYRLHFFMTLLMFVVLVFKFSGYTHLPGLSEIGDCASAGLAKMTHPWRSLFLHLSLTWSIVPDLGMKLNEPSWSLTSFFMCYAITPWFSRWLFRQNYRTLWVLFGTLFIPGILWAVFFGASDNLWFSGYEAKYRFFHIFAPVRIFEYLFGMVLFRLYSEGGFDFLKKKFASGIAQAVILAAIYGSLFLLRPEWNPGVNYFFHHSLPILLYGLFLLSLLSGKGFAARFFCIPLVRKVGRASFYPYLIHLPIITIAWGLCNLNKPLNTLILMVFIYTVSTLYMEFKTWRRKRAKAKAAGK; encoded by the coding sequence ATGGAAAACAACTCGACAGATTGTGCGGCAAAGCCAACTGCCTCCAAGCCGAACTACTTTCCGGCTATTGACGGGCTTAGGCTTTTGGCCAGCGTGAACATCGTGATGCTCCACCTGGGCAGTTCCAGTGCTTTAGGCTACATGCAGGACTGGAAATGGCTCATGCCCATCATCAGCGCTCCTGCCTTTGCGGCGGGCATCTTCTACGTGTTTGCGGGATTCTTGTTTGCAAGCAAGTTCAGCGATCCGGAACGGCGCATCCCCGTGATTCCCTTCATGTTCGCCCGCATCGCGAAACTCTATCGACTGCATTTTTTCATGACGCTTTTGATGTTCGTGGTGTTGGTGTTCAAGTTCAGCGGCTACACTCATTTGCCAGGGCTTTCTGAAATCGGCGACTGCGCCTCGGCGGGTCTTGCCAAGATGACCCACCCCTGGCGAAGCCTGTTTTTGCACCTTTCCCTCACCTGGTCCATTGTACCGGACCTGGGCATGAAACTGAATGAGCCCTCTTGGTCACTGACTAGCTTTTTTATGTGCTACGCCATCACTCCCTGGTTCAGCCGCTGGCTTTTCCGCCAGAACTACCGCACGCTCTGGGTGCTGTTCGGCACGCTGTTTATTCCAGGAATTCTCTGGGCGGTTTTCTTCGGAGCTTCCGACAACCTGTGGTTCAGCGGCTACGAGGCCAAGTACCGTTTCTTCCACATCTTCGCTCCGGTCCGTATTTTTGAATACCTGTTCGGCATGGTGCTTTTCCGCCTGTACAGCGAGGGCGGTTTCGATTTTCTCAAGAAGAAGTTTGCAAGCGGCATTGCCCAGGCGGTGATTCTTGCCGCCATTTACGGGAGCCTGTTCCTGCTTCGGCCCGAATGGAACCCCGGCGTGAACTATTTCTTCCATCACAGCCTCCCGATTTTGCTCTACGGACTGTTCTTGCTTTCACTCCTGAGTGGCAAGGGATTTGCGGCCAGGTTCTTCTGCATTCCGCTGGTCCGCAAGGTGGGCCGCGCCAGTTTCTACCCCTACTTGATCCACCTGCCGATTATCACCATCGCCTGGGGACTGTGTAACCTGAACAAGCCCTTGAATACCTTGATCCTGATGGTCTTCATCTATACCGTCAGTACCCTGTACATGGAATTCAAGACCTGGCGCCGCAAGCGTGCCAAGGCGAAAGCGGCTGGGAAGTAG